The genomic interval GGAAAGCTGGGGGAAACCAATGTGGACCTCACTCTCTCACCAGCTGGAATGAGGGGGGAACCAGAGGGGTGACTCACAGCTGTGTGCGGACCACCACGAGCAGCAGGGAGAAGACTACCGCAACTGCCAGGCCAAGGTCCAGGTTCAGCAGGATGGTGGCCACAAAGGTCACCAGCCAGATAAGCTAAAAACAGAAGGGTAGTAGTCAACAGGGTCTAGAAGGGTCACTGGGGCTGAAGGCCCTGACCCCAcccctgggctcccaggcctcTCACCAGATCCACTCGATTTGCCTTCCAGAGGGAGCATATGTCGGTGAACTGCATCAACATGCCCTTCAGGTTCACAATGACGACAGCAGCCAGGACTGCCTGCGGGAGGGGGAGGGTCACCAGGAGCTACTGAGAGGTGCAGGATGCTGACAGCCCTGACCACCTGGCATGAGCCAGACTGTCCTCAAGCACCTGGGTATGACCCCGAGGGACACTAACCACCTCCTGCCCCCGAACCTAACAACTTGGGTCTGACTCTCAAAGGTTCTTACCCCTGACTGTCGACTCCAAATCTCAACCAGAGATCTCAAGCTTGAAAAACAGGGCATGACCCTGTATCCCTCCCCCTCACCCAGGCCCTGACTGACTGATCTGAGTCCCTGGCCTGGCCAAGGCCCTCAAGCCTGGCTGGGTACGGGATGGCAGCTCACCTTGGGCAGGTCTTGGAAGAGTTCTCCAAGTTTGACGATGATAATGAGGATGAAAAGGGAGGAGATGGCTCCAGCCACCTGTACAGTGGGAGTGAGCGGGCAGATGAGTGGGTTGGAGTGTAGGGGAGAAGAAGGCGAGagcaggggggaagggggagtaggggggaggggggaaagcagtgggtaGGACCACCCAGGCAAAGCAGTGTGTGTGTAGATGCACACCTGCAGCCCACACCTGCAGCCCACCTGTGTGTTGCCCCCGGTGCTCTCCTGTACCAGGCTCCGAGACATAGAGCAGCTCACAGGGAAGCACTGAAAGATGCCCCCGATGAGGTTACTGAGGCCAAGTGCCACCAGCTCCTGAGGGGGGTAGTGCAGGTGTCAGGACACATCACTAGCAGTGCGTGGTCACTGTGTCCAGGCCTATGCATCCCCAACCTCCATCCGCACTCAGTAGCCCCCAAAGACTTGGCCACTGTCCCGTGTGTCCTGCTCTCCCACCCTCAGTGCCCCATGTGGCCCCAGCACATCTGTTTGCTGTTTCCCTGTCTCCCACCTGATACTCCATCCCCCCAAGCCCTGGGGTCTCTGTACACCCGCTCCGTGTCCCACATCCCATTCCCCAGACCTGGTTGCTGTCCACCCGGTAGCCATGCCTCAGGGCGAAGATCTTCCCCAGCGAGATGGCAATGGCGAAACCAACCACAGCGATGGCGAAGGCATTTCCCACAAGCCTTGTGaacagctgggggctgggggccacTGGGGGCACCAGCCTGTGAGGGGCATCTGTGAGGCCAAAGGAATGTTGTGGCCCTGGCCACCCAACCCTCCCTGACCTGACAGGGGCCGGAGCTCACCCTGCAGGGATTTTGCCCACGACATCCACCCCAAATCTGTGCTGCAGTCCCACGCCGTAGGAGATGCCTGTGGCCCCGATGAGCTGCAGGGAGAGGACAGAGTCAGGGGAGGTAGGTGCTGGCACCACCATTAAGGGGAATGGAGAAATCACTTTGGGCGTAAAGAGAGAGGCCTGAAGCGAAACCTTCAGAGGGGTGGGCAGAAGTCAGCGATAGGGTAAAAGATGGACACCACCATTTTGGGGAAAGGGAGATGCTGTCAGGGGCTGTCGGCTGTGGTCCCCCCAGTCCTCAGTGCCCACACCAACTAGTCTTTAACTATCTGGGGGACGCCCACACAGCAGGGACTCCTCActtgcccttccccctgcccccctcccccccaccagaATTCAAACCGTGAGCAGCTCCCCGGGGAGCGGCATGGGCAGTTGTCGCCGCAGCTTGTCATTGAACAGCTTCACCAGCACGAGAACCACCCCTGCCACAACTGCGGTGACCATGGTGCCGACCACAGTCTGGGGCAGCTTCCAGCAGACCTCCAGTACTGTCTGAGGGGAGGGGGGGTCACAGCCAGCACTCAAGGTCCTGGGCCCAcccacccttccctcctcccaccctcactcaCATAGATGAGGGACAGTGGCCCAGAGCGGCTGCTCAGATGGAGGCCAAACACATACTTGAGCTGCGAGACGAAGACCTGCACAGACGCGGCTGTGGTATAGGCTCGGACCAGAGGCTCTGACAGATAGGTGACCACGAAGCCAAAATGGACCAGGCCCAGCCCCACCTGTGGGGTGCACAGGGCAGTCAGGGGAGGAGAGGGTCCTAGGGGTGGCCGGAGCAGAGCCCAGGGCAGGTGGGAGCAGAGGGGGATGAGTGATGATGATGAGGAAGATGGTGATGGCCAGACACTCAGGGGACCTGGCAaatggggtgaggggtgggtCTGGCAGTCAGGGGCCTGTACTCCTGACTGCTCCGCACCTGGAAGAGGCCAACAAGGACACTGAGTGTGGAGGCCACCTGAACCCGAGCAGCATCTCTGGCCACCACATCAACAGTGGAGTTCGAGGCCTGCAGGAAGGCTTCATCTGGAGCCAGTGATTCTGTCACACTGCCCACCATCACGGACATGACAGCAAAGGTGCCTGCAGGGGCAGATCAGGGTGGTCTGAAGGGGAGGGGGCACTGCCCTGCCCTGGAGTCCTGGTCTTAAGGGAGAGGCCAGGAGACACCTAGTTCTAGACCAATATCCTTAGACTTGCTGTGCAAATAGAGGCAGCGCTGGCAGTCAGGTATGAACTCTAAGTTCAAAGCCTCTTGAGCGTGGCTAGAAATGTTGGCCCTGCATCATCTACTTTGTCCCACCTGTATCCACTGGCTCAGGACCCCTCCCCCTGTGAAAAGTGGAATGGGGAAGGGGGCATGGCCTGCCTCAGGCTCTCAGGTCTGTGCCAAGTCTGGGCCCCTTGAGATGCTTCACCCACCCATatcctcctgggccagggccTCTAGGTAACCTGAATCTGTCTCCACGGTCAGAGACCCAGTCCTGCCTGGAATGACCCTTGGGCCAGTCTCCGACTGGCCCGGCATCGATGCCTCCCTCCCTGTTCCCTGCGTTTCCTTGCCCTGCTcagccctccctcaccctgtcctCCGTGGGGAATGTGGGCATCCTCCTGGCTCCACTCACCCACGGAGATGTGCCGGGAAGTGCCGAACAGGAAATAGATAAAGACGGGATAGAAGGAGCTGTAGAGGCCAAACACGGGGGGCAGTCCAGCCAGGAGGGCATAGGCCAGGCCTGGAGGTGGAATGGTAGCAATGTAGACTTGGAGGCCAGGGTCTTGAAAGGATGAGGAAATCCCAGCCCTGGGTCATGGGCCATAGTTCCAGGGGCAGGGATCTTGTTTCTGGCTTTTggcggaggggtggggggaggcgggggcagGCAGTGGTTCACAGATTACAGGCCAGGGCCTTGAAGGGTCGGGGTCATCATCCAAGGGTTGAGGGTACAGTCTCCAGGTCAAGGGTGGCTCACCCTGTGGTAGCTGCATAATGGCCACACTCAGGCCAGACAACAAGTCACCCAGAAACCAGTCACGCACAGGATACTGGGGTAGCCAGGCCAAAACTGGGAAGTACTGGAGCAGAAGGGCTCGGGCCCGAGCATGGGAGCACCTGGGGACACAAGGGTAGGTATCACAGACAGGGGCTACCTGAGTCCTGCCAGTGCCCCCAGTCCCCCCGACCTCAGCCTTACCGAAACCAGGTTCGCCATTGGAGGGTCCCAGTCGCTGAGCTCCGGCTCCCCAGCTCCTCCAGCTGTTCTTGGTTCAGCAGTGGCCGCTCCACATGGTAATCTCGCCT from Delphinus delphis chromosome 10, mDelDel1.2, whole genome shotgun sequence carries:
- the SLC26A6 gene encoding solute carrier family 26 member 6 isoform X1, which produces MGLSEAPGQRDTQALLSTTQAMELRRRDYHVERPLLNQEQLEELGSRSSATGTLQWRTWFRCSHARARALLLQYFPVLAWLPQYPVRDWFLGDLLSGLSVAIMQLPQGLAYALLAGLPPVFGLYSSFYPVFIYFLFGTSRHISVGTFAVMSVMVGSVTESLAPDEAFLQASNSTVDVVARDAARVQVASTLSVLVGLFQVGLGLVHFGFVVTYLSEPLVRAYTTAASVQVFVSQLKYVFGLHLSSRSGPLSLIYTVLEVCWKLPQTVVGTMVTAVVAGVVLVLVKLFNDKLRRQLPMPLPGELLTLIGATGISYGVGLQHRFGVDVVGKIPAGLVPPVAPSPQLFTRLVGNAFAIAVVGFAIAISLGKIFALRHGYRVDSNQELVALGLSNLIGGIFQCFPVSCSMSRSLVQESTGGNTQVAGAISSLFILIIIVKLGELFQDLPKAVLAAVVIVNLKGMLMQFTDICSLWKANRVDLLIWLVTFVATILLNLDLGLAVAVVFSLLLVVVRTQLPHYAVLGQVPDTDIYRDVAEYSEAREVPGVKVFRSSATMYFANAELYSDTLKQRCGVNVDHLISQKKKLLRKQELKLKRLQKENKLPKQAAASKGTSISINVNTSVTDIESNDVEGSKAKQVSTGTELEDTAARGQEDAKAPDMSSLKTLGLPQPDFHSLILDLSSLSFVDTVCLKSLKNLPWSRSLRRGTSSMHLSPSSISLPLSTMLSSLHSNTKGPAPSTLFWLPNSDRAATLPETAHLWRLRPVTREDPLPLGCLQMSPRSPLRTHAHNSGMEVLGLQVQCSRPGIRHWPSWRSMHVFSLRNKDLFAQCQALLWLGGALAGARV
- the SLC26A6 gene encoding solute carrier family 26 member 6 isoform X8; its protein translation is MGLSEAPGQRDTQALLSTTQAMELRRRDYHVERPLLNQEQLEELGSRSSATGTLQWRTWFRCSHARARALLLQYFPVLAWLPQYPVRDWFLGDLLSGLSVAIMQLPQGLAYALLAGLPPVFGLYSSFYPVFIYFLFGTSRHISVGTFAVMSVMVGSVTESLAPDEAFLQASNSTVDVVARDAARVQVASTLSVLVGLFQVGLGLVHFGFVVTYLSEPLVRAYTTAASVQVFVSQLKYVFGLHLSSRSGPLSLIYTVLEVCWKLPQTVVGTMVTAVVAGVVLVLVKLFNDKLRRQLPMPLPGELLTLIGATGISYGVGLQHRFGVDVVGKIPAGLVPPVAPSPQLFTRLVGNAFAIAVVGFAIAISLGKIFALRHGYRVDSNQELVALGLSNLIGGIFQCFPVSCSMSRSLVQESTGGNTQVAGAISSLFILIIIVKLGELFQDLPKAVLAAVVIVNLKGMLMQFTDICSLWKANRVDLLIWLVTFVATILLNLDLGLAVAVVFSLLLVVVRTQLPHYAVLGQVPDTDIYRDVAEYSEAREVPGVKVFRSSATMYFANAELYSDTLKQRCGVNVDHLISQKKKLLRKQELKLKRLQKENKLPKQAAASKGTSISINVNTSVTDIESNDVEGSKAKQVSTGTELEDTAARGQEDAKAPDMSSLKTLGLPQPDFHSLILDLSSLSFVDTVCLKSLKNIFRDFREIEVEVYMAACHSPVVTQLEAGHFFDASITKQHLFASVHDAVIFALQHQRSSPVNPVLVTKL
- the SLC26A6 gene encoding solute carrier family 26 member 6 isoform X4, coding for MELRRRDYHVERPLLNQEQLEELGSRSSATGTLQWRTWFRCSHARARALLLQYFPVLAWLPQYPVRDWFLGDLLSGLSVAIMQLPQGLAYALLAGLPPVFGLYSSFYPVFIYFLFGTSRHISVGTFAVMSVMVGSVTESLAPDEAFLQASNSTVDVVARDAARVQVASTLSVLVGLFQVGLGLVHFGFVVTYLSEPLVRAYTTAASVQVFVSQLKYVFGLHLSSRSGPLSLIYTVLEVCWKLPQTVVGTMVTAVVAGVVLVLVKLFNDKLRRQLPMPLPGELLTLIGATGISYGVGLQHRFGVDVVGKIPAGLVPPVAPSPQLFTRLVGNAFAIAVVGFAIAISLGKIFALRHGYRVDSNQELVALGLSNLIGGIFQCFPVSCSMSRSLVQESTGGNTQVAGAISSLFILIIIVKLGELFQDLPKAVLAAVVIVNLKGMLMQFTDICSLWKANRVDLLIWLVTFVATILLNLDLGLAVAVVFSLLLVVVRTQLPHYAVLGQVPDTDIYRDVAEYSEAREVPGVKVFRSSATMYFANAELYSDTLKQRCGVNVDHLISQKKKLLRKQELKLKRLQKENKLPKQAAASKGTSISINVNTSVTDIESNDVEGSKAKQVSTGTELEDTAARGQEDAKAPDMSSLKTLGLPQPDFHSLILDLSSLSFVDTVCLKSLKNLPWSRSLRRGTSSMHLSPSSISLPLSTMLSSLHSNTKGPAPSTLFWLPNSDRAATLPETAHLWRLRPVTREDPLPLGCLQMSPRSPLRTHAHNSGMEVLGLQVQCSRPGIRHWPSWRSMHVFSLRNKDLFAQCQALLWLGGALAGARV
- the SLC26A6 gene encoding solute carrier family 26 member 6 isoform X5 yields the protein MGLSEAPGQRDTQALLSTTQAMELRRRDYHVERPLLNQEQLEELGSRSSATGTLQWRTWFRCSHARARALLLQYFPVLAWLPQYPVRDWFLGDLLSGLSVAIMQLPQGLAYALLAGLPPVFGLYSSFYPVFIYFLFGTSRHISVGTFAVMSVMVGSVTESLAPDEAFLQASNSTVDVVARDAARVQVASTLSVLVGLFQVGLGLVHFGFVVTYLSEPLVRAYTTAASVQVFVSQLKYVFGLHLSSRSGPLSLIYLIGATGISYGVGLQHRFGVDVVGKIPAGLVPPVAPSPQLFTRLVGNAFAIAVVGFAIAISLGKIFALRHGYRVDSNQELVALGLSNLIGGIFQCFPVSCSMSRSLVQESTGGNTQVAGAISSLFILIIIVKLGELFQDLPKAVLAAVVIVNLKGMLMQFTDICSLWKANRVDLLIWLVTFVATILLNLDLGLAVAVVFSLLLVVVRTQLPHYAVLGQVPDTDIYRDVAEYSEAREVPGVKVFRSSATMYFANAELYSDTLKQRCGVNVDHLISQKKKLLRKQELKLKRLQKENKLPKQAAASKGTSISINVNTSVTDIESNDVEGSKAKQVSTGTELEDTAARGQEDAKAPDMSSLKTLGLPQPDFHSLILDLSSLSFVDTVCLKSLKNLPWSRSLRRGTSSMHLSPSSISLPLSTMLSSLHSNTKGPAPSTLFWLPNSDRAATLPETAHLWRLRPVTREDPLPLGCLQMSPRSPLRTHAHNSGMEVLGLQVQCSRPGIRHWPSWRSMHVFSLRNKDLFAQCQALLWLGGALAGARV
- the SLC26A6 gene encoding solute carrier family 26 member 6 isoform X9, whose product is MGLSEAPGQRDTQALLSTTQAMELRRRDYHVERPLLNQEQLEELGSRSSATGTLQWRTWFRCSHARARALLLQYFPVLAWLPQYPVRDWFLGDLLSGLSVAIMQLPQGLAYALLAGLPPVFGLYSSFYPVFIYFLFGTSRHISVGTFAVMSVMVGSVTESLAPDEAFLQASNSTVDVVARDAARVQVASTLSVLVGLFQVGLGLVHFGFVVTYLSEPLVRAYTTAASVQVFVSQLKYVFGLHLSSRSGPLSLIYTVLEVCWKLPQTVVGTMVTAVVAGVVLVLVKLFNDKLRRQLPMPLPGELLTLIGATGISYGVGLQHRFGVDVVGKIPAGLVPPVAPSPQLFTRLVGNAFAIAVVGFAIAISLGKIFALRHGYRVDSNQELVALGLSNLIGGIFQCFPVSCSMSRSLVQESTGGNTQVAGAISSLFILIIIVKLGELFQDLPKAVLAAVVIVNLKGMLMQFTDICSLWKANRVDLLIWLVTFVATILLNLDLGLAVAVVFSLLLVVVRTQLPHYAVLGQVPDTDIYRDVAEYSEAREVPGVKVFRSSATMYFANAELYSDTLKQRCGVNVDHLISQKKKLLRKQELKLKRLQKENKLPKQAAASKGTSISINVNTSVTDIESNDVEGSKAKVSTGTELEDTAARGQEDAKAPDMSSLKTLGLPQPDFHSLILDLSSLSFVDTVCLKSLKNIFRDFREIEVEVYMAACHSPVVTQLEAGHFFDASITKQHLFASVHDAVIFALQHQRSSPVNPVLVTKL
- the SLC26A6 gene encoding solute carrier family 26 member 6 isoform X7; protein product: MGLSEAPGQRDTQALLSTTQAMELRRRDYHVERPLLNQEQLEELGSRSSATGTLQWRTWFRCSHARARALLLQYFPVLAWLPQYPVRDWFLGDLLSGLSVAIMQLPQGLAYALLAGLPPVFGLYSSFYPVFIYFLFGTSRHISVGTFAVMSVMVGSVTESLAPDEAFLQASNSTVDVVARDAARVQVASTLSVLVGLFQVGLGLVHFGFVVTYLSEPLVRAYTTAASVQVFVSQLKYVFGLHLSSRSGPLSLIYTVLEVCWKLPQTVVGTMVTAVVAGVVLVLVKLFNDKLRRQLPMPLPGELLTLIGATGISYGVGLQHRFGVDVVGKIPAGLVPPVAPSPQLFTRLVGNAFAIAVVGFAIAISLGKIFALRHGYRVDSNQELVALGLSNLIGGIFQCFPVSCSMSRSLVQESTGGNTQVAGAISSLFILIIIVKLGELFQDLPKAVLAAVVIVNLKGMLMQFTDICSLWKANRVDLLIWLVTFVATILLNLDLGLAVAVVFSLLLVVVRTQLPHYAVLGQVPDTDIYRDVAEYSEAREVPGVKVFRSSATMYFANAELYSDTLKQRCGVNVDHLISQKKKLLRKQELKLKRLQKENKLPKQAAASKGTSISINVNTSVTDIESNDVEGSKAKQVSTGTELEDTAARGQEDAKAPDMSSLKTLGLPQPDFHSLILDLSSLSFVDTVCLKSLKNLPWSRSLRRGTSSMHLSPSSISLPLSTMLSSLHSNTKGPAPSTLFWLPNSDRAATLPETAHLWRLRPVTREDPLPLGCLQMSPRSPLRIRIC
- the SLC26A6 gene encoding solute carrier family 26 member 6 isoform X6; this translates as MGLSEAPGQRDTQALLSTTQAMELRRRDYHVERPLLNQEQLEELGSRSSATGTLQWRTWFRCSHARARALLLQYFPVLAWLPQYPVRDWFLGDLLSGLSVAIMQLPQGLAYALLAGLPPVFGLYSSFYPVFIYFLFGTSRHISVGTFAVMSVMVGSVTESLAPDEAFLQASNSTVDVVARDAARVQVASTLSVLVGLFQVGLGLVHFGFVVTYLSEPLVRAYTTAASVQVFVSQLKYVFGLHLSSRSGPLSLIYTVLEVCWKLPQTVVGTMVTAVVAGVVLVLVKLFNDKLRRQLPMPLPGELLTLIGATGISYGVGLQHRFGVDVVGKIPAGLVPPVAPSPQLFTRLVGNAFAIAVVGFAIAISLGKIFALRHGYRVDSNQELVALGLSNLIGGIFQCFPVSCSMSRSLVQESTGGNTQVAGAISSLFILIIIVKLGELFQDLPKAVLAAVVIVNLKGMLMQFTDICSLWKANRVDLLIWLVTFVATILLNLDLGLAVAVVFSLLLVVVRTQLPHYAVLGQVPDTDIYRDVAEYSEAREVPGVKVFRSSATMYFANAELYSDTLKQRCGVNVDHLISQKKKLLRKQELKLKRLQKENKLPKQAAASKGTSISINVNTSVTDIESNDVEGSKAKQVSTGTELEDTAARGQEDAKAPDMSSLKTLGLPQPDFHSLILDLSSLSFVDTVCLKSLKNLPWSRSLRRGTSSMHLSPSSISLPLSTMLSSLHSNTKGPAPSTLFWLPNSDRAATLPETAHLWRLRPVTREDPLPLGCLQMSPRSPLRHRQPRTTC
- the SLC26A6 gene encoding solute carrier family 26 member 6 isoform X3, producing the protein MGLSEAPGQRDTQALLSTTQAMELRRRDYHVERPLLNQEQLEELGSRSSATGTLQWRTWFRCSHARARALLLQYFPVLAWLPQYPVRDWFLGDLLSGLSVAIMQLPQGLAYALLAGLPPVFGLYSSFYPVFIYFLFGTSRHISVGTFAVMSVMVGSVTESLAPDEAFLQASNSTVDVVARDAARVQVASTLSVLVGLFQVGLGLVHFGFVVTYLSEPLVRAYTTAASVQVFVSQLKYVFGLHLSSRSGPLSLIYTVLEVCWKLPQTVVGTMVTAVVAGVVLVLVKLFNDKLRRQLPMPLPGELLTLIGATGISYGVGLQHRFGVDVVGKIPAGLVPPVAPSPQLFTRLVGNAFAIAVVGFAIAISLGKIFALRHGYRVDSNQCFPVSCSMSRSLVQESTGGNTQVAGAISSLFILIIIVKLGELFQDLPKAVLAAVVIVNLKGMLMQFTDICSLWKANRVDLLIWLVTFVATILLNLDLGLAVAVVFSLLLVVVRTQLPHYAVLGQVPDTDIYRDVAEYSEAREVPGVKVFRSSATMYFANAELYSDTLKQRCGVNVDHLISQKKKLLRKQELKLKRLQKENKLPKQAAASKGTSISINVNTSVTDIESNDVEGSKAKQVSTGTELEDTAARGQEDAKAPDMSSLKTLGLPQPDFHSLILDLSSLSFVDTVCLKSLKNLPWSRSLRRGTSSMHLSPSSISLPLSTMLSSLHSNTKGPAPSTLFWLPNSDRAATLPETAHLWRLRPVTREDPLPLGCLQMSPRSPLRTHAHNSGMEVLGLQVQCSRPGIRHWPSWRSMHVFSLRNKDLFAQCQALLWLGGALAGARV
- the SLC26A6 gene encoding solute carrier family 26 member 6 isoform X2; the protein is MGLSEAPGQRDTQALLSTTQAMELRRRDYHVERPLLNQEQLEELGSRSSATGTLQWRTWFRCSHARARALLLQYFPVLAWLPQYPVRDWFLGDLLSGLSVAIMQLPQGLAYALLAGLPPVFGLYSSFYPVFIYFLFGTSRHISVGTFAVMSVMVGSVTESLAPDEAFLQASNSTVDVVARDAARVQVASTLSVLVGLFQVGLGLVHFGFVVTYLSEPLVRAYTTAASVQVFVSQLKYVFGLHLSSRSGPLSLIYTVLEVCWKLPQTVVGTMVTAVVAGVVLVLVKLFNDKLRRQLPMPLPGELLTLIGATGISYGVGLQHRFGVDVVGKIPAGLVPPVAPSPQLFTRLVGNAFAIAVVGFAIAISLGKIFALRHGYRVDSNQELVALGLSNLIGGIFQCFPVSCSMSRSLVQESTGGNTQVAGAISSLFILIIIVKLGELFQDLPKAVLAAVVIVNLKGMLMQFTDICSLWKANRVDLLIWLVTFVATILLNLDLGLAVAVVFSLLLVVVRTQLPHYAVLGQVPDTDIYRDVAEYSEAREVPGVKVFRSSATMYFANAELYSDTLKQRCGVNVDHLISQKKKLLRKQELKLKRLQKENKLPKQAAASKGTSISINVNTSVTDIESNDVEGSKAKVSTGTELEDTAARGQEDAKAPDMSSLKTLGLPQPDFHSLILDLSSLSFVDTVCLKSLKNLPWSRSLRRGTSSMHLSPSSISLPLSTMLSSLHSNTKGPAPSTLFWLPNSDRAATLPETAHLWRLRPVTREDPLPLGCLQMSPRSPLRTHAHNSGMEVLGLQVQCSRPGIRHWPSWRSMHVFSLRNKDLFAQCQALLWLGGALAGARV